One region of Zingiber officinale cultivar Zhangliang chromosome 7B, Zo_v1.1, whole genome shotgun sequence genomic DNA includes:
- the LOC122006949 gene encoding ferritin-3, chloroplastic-like, giving the protein MPLEASAAAALEEIGKELALIPTSPDLSLGRQKYADECESAINQQINVKYNNSYVYHALFAYFDRDNVALKGLAKFFKESSEEEREHAEKLMEYQNKRGGRVKLQSLVMPPSEFDHPEKGEALHAMELTLALEKLTNEKLIQLHNIAENCKDAQLADFIESEFLEEQVEAIKKISEYVAQLRRLGKGHGVWHFDQMLLHE; this is encoded by the exons ATGCCTCTCGAAGCTTCCGCGGCCGCTGCCTTGGAGGAGATCGGGAAGGAGCTCGCTCTGATTCCGACGTCCCCAGATCTGTCTTTGGGCCGTCAGAAATACGCCGATGAGTGCGAATCTGCCATCAATCAACAGATCAA TGTCAAATACAATAATTCGTACGTCTATCATGCCTTGTTCGCTTACTTCGACCGCGACAACGTTGCGCTGAAAGGCCTAGCAAA ATTTTTCAAGGAGTCAAGTGAAGAGGAAAGGGAGCATGCCGAGAAACTGATGGAATACCAA AACAAGCGAGGAGGAAGAGTGAAACTCCAGTCTCTTGTTATGCCACCGTCTGAATTCGATCATCCCGAGAAGGGAGAAGCATTGCATG CCATGGAATTGACTTTGGCTCTTGAGAAGTTGACGAACGAGAAGCTGATCCAGCTTCACAAT ATTGCTGAAAATTGCAAAGATGCTCAACTGGCTGACTTTATTGAGAGTGAATTTCTCGAAGAGCAG GTGGAAGCCATAAAGAAGATATCTGAGTACGTTGCTCAGCTGAGAAGGTTAGGGAAAGGACATG GGGTTTGGCATTTCGACCAGATGCTCCTCCATGAGTGA